In Hirundo rustica isolate bHirRus1 chromosome 4, bHirRus1.pri.v3, whole genome shotgun sequence, a genomic segment contains:
- the LOC120751551 gene encoding uncharacterized protein LOC120751551, protein MHRALHRAPQCTAHPNAPRTAPHPNAPRTAPRTPMHRAPHRTPMHRALHRAPQCTAHRTAPQCTAHCTAHPNAPRTAPQCTAHRTAPQCTAHRTAPQCTAHCTAHPNAPRTAPHPNAPRTAPRTPMHPVLHCTAPPNAPRTAPRTPMHPVLHCIAPPNAPRTAPQCTPYCTAPQCTPHCTAHPNAPRTAPHPNAPRTAPRTPMHPVLHRAPQPAPHCTAHPNAPRTAPRQPGGGRSSFSGPSVPGTSRRSLVRQ, encoded by the coding sequence ATGCACCGCGCACTGCACCGCGCACCCCAATGCACCGCGCACCCCAATGCACCGcgcaccgcaccgcaccccAATGCACCGCGCACTGCACCGCGCACCCCAATGCACCGcgcaccgcaccgcaccccAATGCACCGCGCACTGCACCGCGCACCCCAATGCACCGcgcaccgcaccgcaccccAATGCACCGCGCACTGCACCGCGCACCCCAATGCACCGCGCACCGCACCCCAATGCACCGcgcaccgcaccgcaccccAATGCACCGcgcaccgcaccgcaccccAATGCACCGCGCACTGCACCGCGCACCCCAATGCACCGcgcaccgcaccgcaccccAATGCACCGCGCACTGCACCGCGCACCCCAATGCATCCCGTACTGCACTGCACCGCGCCTCCCAATGCACCGCGCACTGCACCGCGCACCCCAATGCATCCCGTACTGCACTGCATCGCGCCTCCCAATGCACCCCGTACTGCACCCCAATGCACCCCGTACTGCACTGCACCCCAATGCACCCCGCACTGCACCGCGCACCCCAATGCACCGCGCACTGCACCGCACCCCAATGCACCGCGCACTGCACCGCGCACCCCAATGCACCCCGTACTGCACCGCGCACCGCAGCCCGCACCGCACTGCACTGCGCACCCCAATGCACCCCGCACCGCACCCCGGCagccaggaggaggcaggagcagcttctcCGGGCCGTCGGTGCCGGGCACCTCCCGCCGCTCCCTGGTGCGGCAGTGA